The following proteins are co-located in the Pseudomonas fluorescens genome:
- the gcvT gene encoding glycine cleavage system aminomethyltransferase GcvT, whose amino-acid sequence MSTETLLKTPLHALHLELGARMVPFAGYDMPVQYPLGVMKEHLHTREHAGLFDVSHMGQIRLTGANAAKALETLVPVDIIDLPVGMQRYAMFTNDQGGILDDLMVANLGNDELFLVVNAACKDQDLAHLRQHIGDQCSIEPLFEERALLALQGPAAVKVLARLAPEVTKMTFMQFASLRLLGVDCYVSRSGYTGEDGFEISVPAANAESLARSLLAEAEVHAIGLGARDSLRLEAGLCLYGHDMNTDTTPIEASLLWAISKARRADGARAGGFPGAERIFSQQQAGVSRKRVGLLPQERTPVREGAEIVDEHGTVIGSVCSGGFGPTLGGPLAMGYLDSAFIALDTEVSALVRGKKVPLRVSKMPFVPQRYFRG is encoded by the coding sequence ATGTCCACCGAAACCCTGTTGAAAACCCCATTGCACGCCCTGCACCTCGAACTGGGCGCGCGCATGGTGCCCTTCGCCGGCTACGACATGCCGGTGCAATACCCGCTGGGCGTGATGAAGGAACACCTGCACACCCGTGAACACGCCGGGTTGTTCGACGTGTCCCACATGGGCCAGATCCGCCTGACCGGCGCCAATGCCGCCAAAGCCCTGGAAACGCTGGTACCCGTCGACATCATCGACCTGCCGGTCGGCATGCAGCGCTACGCCATGTTCACCAATGACCAGGGCGGCATTCTCGACGACCTGATGGTGGCCAACCTGGGTAACGACGAACTGTTCCTGGTGGTCAACGCCGCCTGCAAGGATCAGGACCTGGCGCACCTGCGCCAACATATCGGCGACCAGTGCAGCATTGAGCCACTGTTCGAAGAGCGCGCCTTGCTGGCCCTGCAAGGCCCGGCGGCCGTGAAAGTCTTGGCGCGCCTGGCACCTGAAGTGACCAAGATGACGTTCATGCAGTTCGCCAGCCTGCGCCTGTTGGGCGTGGACTGCTACGTCAGCCGCTCCGGTTACACGGGCGAAGACGGGTTTGAAATCTCGGTGCCGGCCGCCAACGCCGAAAGCCTTGCGCGCAGCCTGCTGGCCGAAGCCGAAGTACACGCCATCGGCCTGGGCGCCCGCGACTCGCTGCGCCTGGAAGCTGGCCTGTGCCTGTACGGCCACGACATGAACACCGACACCACCCCCATCGAAGCCAGCCTGCTGTGGGCGATCTCCAAGGCCCGCCGTGCCGACGGCGCACGTGCCGGTGGCTTCCCGGGTGCCGAGCGCATTTTCAGCCAACAGCAAGCCGGTGTGAGCCGCAAGCGTGTCGGCCTGCTGCCACAGGAACGTACGCCCGTGCGTGAAGGCGCCGAAATCGTCGATGAGCACGGCACCGTGATCGGCAGCGTGTGCAGCGGTGGCTTTGGCCCGACGCTGGGCGGCCCGCTTGCCATGGGTTACCTGGACAGCGCATTTATTGCACTGGACACCGAAGTGTCTGCGTTGGTACGTGGGAAAAAGGTGCCGCTGCGTGTAAGTAAAATGCCATTTGTACCGCAACGTTACTTCCGCGGCTGA
- a CDS encoding cold-shock protein, with the protein MSNRQSGTVKWFNDEKGFGFITPESGPDLFVHFRAIQGNGFKSLKEGQKVSFIAVQGQKGMQADEVQAEG; encoded by the coding sequence ATGTCGAATCGTCAGAGCGGTACCGTCAAGTGGTTTAACGACGAGAAAGGGTTTGGTTTTATCACTCCAGAAAGCGGTCCGGATCTGTTCGTGCATTTCCGCGCTATTCAGGGCAATGGCTTCAAGAGCCTGAAAGAAGGCCAGAAAGTGTCTTTCATCGCCGTGCAAGGCCAGAAAGGCATGCAGGCTGACGAAGTACAAGCAGAAGGCTGA
- a CDS encoding RDD family protein: MPKPLLSPQGEFPAVGLGRRLAAMFYDFLLCTALLIVTAFIYKLVWMAFIGEARMRTLTESGALDGDPLLSTILFFVLFGFFAMFWTYSGQTLGMQVWGVRVQNADGSRISLWQALLRFVVSIASWLCVGLGFIWSLFDKQKRSWHDIYSDTQLVRIPKQKK, translated from the coding sequence ATGCCCAAACCTTTGTTGAGCCCCCAAGGCGAATTCCCCGCCGTTGGCCTGGGCCGTCGTCTGGCAGCGATGTTCTATGACTTCCTGTTGTGCACCGCGCTGCTGATCGTCACCGCGTTTATCTACAAGCTGGTGTGGATGGCGTTTATCGGCGAAGCCAGGATGCGCACGCTCACCGAGTCCGGCGCGCTGGACGGCGACCCGCTGCTGTCAACGATTCTGTTTTTTGTGCTGTTTGGTTTTTTCGCCATGTTCTGGACTTATTCAGGGCAGACCCTGGGCATGCAAGTGTGGGGCGTGCGCGTGCAGAACGCTGACGGTTCGCGGATCAGCCTGTGGCAAGCGCTGCTGCGGTTCGTGGTGTCGATTGCGTCATGGTTGTGTGTGGGGCTGGGGTTTATCTGGTCGCTGTTTGATAAACAGAAACGCAGCTGGCATGACATTTATTCGGATACCCAACTGGTGCGGATTCCGAAGCAGAAGAAATAA
- the nadA gene encoding quinolinate synthase NadA, with protein sequence MTQISERLLVQAHLDAKQPKALSAEEEASLRVAIAAELKAQDAVLVAHFYCDPVIQALAEETGGCVSDSLEMARFGAAHPAKTVLVAGVRFMGETAKILTPEKRILMPTLEATCSLDLGCPVEEFSAFCDQHPERTVVVYANTSAAVKARADWVVTSSCALEIVESLMDNGETIIWGPDKHLGTYIQRQTGADMLLWDGACIVHEEFKSKQLEDMKALYPDAAILVHPESPTSVIELADAVGSTSQLIAAAQRLPNKTFIVATDRGIFYKMQQLCPDKVFIEAPTAGNGAACRSCAHCPWMAMNTLERTLQCLREGSNEIFVEPSVIPHAVRPLKRMLDFTQAARLKLAGNA encoded by the coding sequence ATGACGCAAATTTCCGAACGCCTACTGGTTCAAGCTCACCTCGACGCCAAGCAGCCCAAGGCCCTCAGCGCCGAAGAAGAGGCGAGCCTGCGTGTCGCCATCGCCGCCGAGCTCAAGGCTCAAGACGCGGTGCTGGTTGCCCACTTTTATTGCGACCCGGTGATTCAGGCCCTGGCCGAAGAAACCGGCGGCTGTGTCTCCGACTCCCTGGAAATGGCCCGCTTCGGCGCTGCCCACCCGGCCAAGACCGTGTTGGTTGCCGGTGTGCGTTTCATGGGCGAGACCGCCAAAATCCTCACCCCCGAAAAACGCATCCTCATGCCCACCCTGGAAGCCACGTGCTCGCTGGACCTGGGTTGCCCGGTGGAGGAGTTCTCGGCGTTCTGCGACCAGCATCCCGAGCGCACCGTGGTGGTTTACGCCAACACCTCGGCGGCGGTCAAAGCCCGGGCGGATTGGGTCGTGACCTCCAGCTGCGCACTGGAAATCGTCGAAAGCCTGATGGACAACGGCGAAACGATTATCTGGGGCCCGGACAAGCACCTGGGCACCTACATCCAGCGCCAGACCGGTGCGGATATGTTGCTGTGGGACGGGGCGTGCATCGTCCACGAGGAGTTCAAGTCCAAGCAGCTTGAAGACATGAAGGCACTCTACCCGGACGCGGCGATTCTGGTGCACCCAGAGTCGCCGACCTCGGTGATCGAGCTGGCGGACGCGGTGGGCTCCACCAGCCAACTGATTGCCGCCGCACAGCGTTTGCCGAACAAGACGTTCATCGTGGCGACCGACCGCGGCATCTTCTACAAGATGCAGCAGTTGTGCCCGGATAAAGTCTTCATTGAGGCGCCTACTGCCGGCAACGGCGCGGCGTGCCGCAGTTGCGCGCATTGCCCGTGGATGGCGATGAACACGCTGGAGCGCACGCTGCAGTGCCTGCGTGAGGGCAGTAACGAGATCTTCGTTGAGCCGTCAGTGATCCCGCATGCCGTGCGCCCGCTCAAGCGCATGCTGGATTTCACCCAGGCTGCGCGCTTGAAGCTCGCCGGCAACGCCTGA
- a CDS encoding lactate dehydrogenase — protein sequence MTTLTPIIATHPLIVRAAATPLPAAVANTVDVSPVRPSSLVSLGSPAADVVDIYSRDGQLPGQETLRAWENSSQDAVTNAINSRFNSISTASRYSGLGAALVDQFTQGGGVGISQSVLNTTAARAGDAGAIKTDQTLLHNKADNQVSLSIKTASGKTVTFSLSSQKDGLGVQATVEGGDLTADELKAVGQLGSAFQASVDGLTAVPPKLDLSKLTQFDTQVLASVDLNASLKALDGKDVSLAFHADSQSRTTRMSGPAGNIDLAVDLKNAAILGDSKQQAKALKTYLAQFDRVAQRGSADADLMAMFKDAFSAMNSNYPQGVTAPVALSNNPSDKGLLTGLADFKASIKQSVDASNPMRPSEVDSFSYTVSQKTQVNGRSSADRSVTQHQQSALSASFHTSLNGGKPPVLDGNRESQNYLYVQVQDKASSTASFAYKDGQLASASVSQTAVQSTHTQKYVMAKLVEDTVVPKEGASKRDYLALLEHAAQASKKSKDALEPSTLKDALASMHDSVMLQQDPAALQR from the coding sequence GATATCTACTCTCGAGACGGGCAGTTGCCCGGCCAGGAAACGCTGCGGGCCTGGGAAAACAGCAGCCAGGATGCCGTTACCAACGCCATCAACAGCCGCTTTAATTCGATCTCCACGGCGAGTCGCTACAGCGGCCTGGGCGCGGCGTTGGTGGATCAATTTACCCAGGGCGGCGGCGTCGGTATTTCACAGTCCGTGCTCAATACAACGGCAGCCCGGGCCGGGGATGCCGGCGCGATCAAGACCGACCAGACGCTGCTGCACAACAAGGCCGACAACCAGGTCAGCCTGAGCATCAAGACCGCCAGCGGCAAGACCGTCACCTTCAGCCTGTCCAGCCAGAAGGATGGCTTGGGCGTGCAGGCCACCGTAGAGGGCGGCGACTTGACGGCTGATGAACTCAAGGCCGTCGGCCAATTGGGCAGTGCCTTCCAAGCCTCGGTGGACGGGCTGACCGCCGTGCCGCCCAAGCTCGACCTGAGCAAGTTGACCCAGTTTGATACCCAGGTGCTGGCTTCCGTCGACCTCAATGCCAGCCTCAAGGCCCTTGATGGCAAGGACGTTAGCCTGGCTTTCCACGCCGACAGTCAGAGCCGTACCACGCGCATGAGTGGCCCGGCCGGTAACATTGACCTGGCCGTCGACCTCAAAAACGCGGCAATCCTCGGCGATTCTAAACAGCAAGCCAAGGCGCTGAAAACCTACCTGGCCCAATTTGACCGGGTGGCGCAACGCGGCAGTGCGGATGCGGACCTGATGGCGATGTTCAAAGATGCGTTCAGCGCCATGAACAGCAACTATCCACAAGGTGTTACCGCTCCAGTCGCCCTGAGCAACAACCCCAGCGACAAAGGCCTGTTGACTGGCCTGGCTGATTTCAAAGCTTCGATCAAACAGTCTGTGGACGCTAGCAACCCAATGCGCCCGTCGGAAGTCGACAGTTTTTCCTACACCGTGTCGCAGAAGACCCAGGTCAACGGTCGCAGTAGCGCAGATCGCAGTGTTACCCAGCACCAGCAGTCGGCGCTTTCTGCGAGTTTCCACACAAGCCTCAATGGCGGTAAACCACCGGTTTTGGACGGCAACCGTGAATCGCAGAATTACCTGTATGTGCAAGTGCAGGACAAGGCCAGCAGTACGGCAAGCTTCGCCTATAAAGACGGCCAACTGGCCAGCGCGTCAGTCTCGCAGACGGCTGTACAGAGCACCCATACGCAGAAGTATGTGATGGCCAAGCTGGTTGAGGACACGGTGGTGCCGAAGGAGGGCGCATCCAAGCGCGATTACCTGGCGCTGCTTGAGCACGCGGCCCAGGCAAGCAAAAAATCCAAGGATGCGCTGGAGCCGTCAACGCTAAAGGATGCGTTGGCGAGCATGCATGACTCGGTGATGCTGCAGCAAGACCCTGCCGCACTGCAGCGCTGA